The window GACGACCAATCTACAGCACGATTGGCCGTTGCAACAAACTAAAGATATCCCCGCCCCGCTTACTCAGTCTGATTTGCTTCTGGTGACGTCAGCTTCTTGATCATTGGCAATATGATATAGATATCAACAATAGCCATTGCCAATCCAGCACCAATAATCAAGCAATATAGTGGTGTAATAACTGGCTTTAGGGAGGTTGGAAGGATGCTGATAAATACCAATCCTGTCCACACACCGATAGCACACGAGAGTAGGGAGACACTCACTAACGGCACTAGCGATTCAAAGCCAACGAGGCGCTTTAGCTGACTGAGTTTCATCCCGCCGAGCCGTAACGTAAACAGTGACCTCCGTCGCTCCAAGAGTCCACCAATCGTCGATACAATTAAACTTGCTACGGCGACAAACAATGTCACGCCCATACCAACATAGGCAAGATCGGCGAAGTTTTTGATGACTGGATTAATGGCTGGCCGCTTAGAATCAGCACCACCAACGACCCACATTGGATTGGCTGATTGTAGTCGCTCACCAACTAGGCCTCGCAATTGATCAACATCAACTGCATTTTGTAGAGTCACGAGATAATTAACGTTGCCCTTTGTTTCAACAGTATCCATCAATGTCACCGACTGCGTAACTGGCGCATCAAAATTGATGAGTGCAAATTGATCCGGACGAGCACCGCTTGGGCACGTATGCTCAGTGTATGATGCTAGATCGCTACAACGCATAGCATGGCCTTTTTCGAGAGGATATATTGCTGCACTATTTACAATATATTGCTGCCTATTAAGAGTTTGCCGCATTGACTGCGGCAGTGAATCACCAATAATTATCGCAGAGTTACCCTTACGCTGTGAGTAGCCATTATTATTAACTGATGATGCACTCAGCATCTCAATGCCACTAACTGCCGTCAGATAAAAACTCCCTGCAAATAGTGCCAAGACGACACCACTGACACTGCGGAATACAGCTCGCGAATGTACCGCGATACGCTTACTTGCGATCAGCACCAGACCGCTACGCGCCCACCGAGCGCACCATCGTGCGATACAATTCGTCAGCCAGCCACCGGCCAATACCAGGCCAAACATAACAAGCATCACTCCCGCCGCGAGCACCATCATTGCTCCTAATGAACTATCTGCCTGCCCATGAAGCCACTGATGTCCCGCAGGAGTCCAGGCCCAGGCAAAGATACCAAGACCTATTGCTAGTGGTAGTACTCGCCAAATACGCAACTTCTTTACTTTTTCTTGCGTCCGGGCTACGCCAAGTGGTGAAATCTGTGCTCGCCGCATCCGCCACCAGCTCACACCAATAGTTAACGCCAGTGTCAATGCAATGATTAACAGATACTGTAGCCAGTTTAGCTGCAAATCAGCCGGCCAGAATCGTGCACCACCCATCACCCATCTCAAAATTCTGTAGCGGTGCCTGAAACAGCCAAAACGCTACGAGACCAATAACAACTCCGACAATTGAAGCTATAAGTGACTCGAGGAGAATCACTCGTGTCACTTGCTTTTTTGTGGCGCCAATCAACCGCAATGCCGCATAGCGTTTCTCACGCTGTACGCCACCTAGCTGGGTCGCAACCGCGACAAACATAACAATTGGAAATAGTAGAATTGTTCCACCAACCCCAAGCACAATAACCGATATTGGATCAAGACCAATTGTTTGGCGATGACCAGCCGTTGCATCAGTTTAGTATATATCGGTAAAGTATGATGATTGCCCACGAGACTGAGCGGCCTTATCCGTGGCGGCAACTTCCTCAGTACTCACCTCTC is drawn from Candidatus Saccharibacteria bacterium oral taxon 488 and contains these coding sequences:
- a CDS encoding ABC transporter permease, giving the protein MFVAVATQLGGVQREKRYAALRLIGATKKQVTRVILLESLIASIVGVVIGLVAFWLFQAPLQNFEMGDGWCTILAG